From Chryseobacterium shandongense, the proteins below share one genomic window:
- a CDS encoding bifunctional nuclease family protein, whose amino-acid sequence MDYKQLIIRGISYSQTQSGAYALLLEHEETHIKLPVVIGNFEAQSISLGLEKDIHPPRPLTHDLFTKFIVSANYELVSVIIYQIVDGVFFSNINFKNKATEEELILDARTSDAVAMAVRFDAPIFTTQQVLNEAGILLELEDVSKEEQAFSETVDTEDNLRSVSMEELQKLLDEAVKEEDYDTALEIQEEIKRRKKKID is encoded by the coding sequence ATGGATTATAAACAGCTAATTATTCGCGGAATATCGTACAGCCAGACCCAATCAGGAGCGTACGCATTGTTATTGGAACATGAAGAAACACATATAAAATTACCTGTTGTTATAGGAAATTTCGAGGCACAATCCATTTCTCTTGGTCTGGAGAAAGATATACATCCGCCTCGTCCTCTTACGCACGACTTATTTACAAAATTCATCGTTTCTGCCAATTATGAACTCGTTTCCGTTATCATCTATCAGATTGTAGACGGCGTTTTCTTTTCCAATATTAACTTTAAAAATAAAGCAACAGAGGAAGAACTTATTCTTGATGCAAGAACTTCCGATGCAGTGGCAATGGCGGTAAGATTTGATGCGCCTATCTTTACCACACAGCAGGTTTTGAATGAAGCAGGAATTCTGCTCGAACTTGAAGACGTGTCTAAAGAAGAACAGGCATTTTCAGAGACAGTAGATACGGAAGATAACCTAAGATCGGTTTCAATGGAAGAGCTTCAGAAATTACTGGACGAAGCTGTGAAAGAAGAAGATTATGATACCGCTTTGGAAATTCAGGAAGAAATCAAGAGGAGGAAGAAGAAAATCGATTAA
- a CDS encoding nucleoside permease — translation MNLKLRLTILSFLQFFVWGAWLITMANFWFGTKHWDGAQFGAVFGTMGIASIFMPTITGIIADRWVNAERIFAALHILYGIVLFFLPHSADPDSFFYVMLLAMCFYMPTIALANSISYTVLKNSELDVVKDFPPIRVWGTIGFIVAMWITNLTGNKATEGQFYIAGGVAVFLGIYALTLPKCPPQKLIDKNAPLTEQLGLNAFKLFKDYKTALFFLFSMLLGAALQLTNAYGDVFLSEFEHFPKYADSFVVKRSTIIMSISQVSETLFILAIPFFLKKFGIKKVMLMSMIAWVLRFAFFAYGIPEGFGLSLIILSCIVYGMAFDFFNISGSLFVETTTDKKIRSSAQGLFMMMTNGFGAVFGSYAAGWAIDKFFTHKFTTSSSLSNYLETSPDNPTFLEILKKSFNSAVNPDGTLSSVVMVKDWHNIWLSFAVYALILAILFAVLFKHKHNPQEISQVKH, via the coding sequence ATGAATTTAAAATTACGACTTACCATCCTTAGTTTCCTTCAGTTCTTTGTTTGGGGAGCCTGGCTGATTACAATGGCCAATTTCTGGTTTGGGACAAAACATTGGGACGGTGCACAATTTGGAGCAGTTTTCGGAACAATGGGTATTGCTTCCATATTCATGCCTACCATTACCGGTATTATTGCCGACCGTTGGGTGAATGCAGAACGGATATTTGCAGCTTTACATATTCTTTACGGGATTGTTCTTTTCTTTTTGCCCCATTCGGCAGACCCGGATTCTTTTTTCTACGTTATGCTTTTAGCCATGTGCTTTTATATGCCTACAATTGCATTAGCCAATTCTATATCTTATACGGTACTTAAAAACAGTGAGCTGGATGTTGTGAAAGATTTCCCGCCGATCCGTGTCTGGGGAACCATCGGTTTTATAGTGGCCATGTGGATTACCAATCTTACCGGAAATAAAGCTACTGAAGGACAATTTTATATTGCGGGAGGTGTTGCGGTATTTCTTGGAATTTATGCGTTAACATTGCCTAAATGTCCACCTCAAAAATTAATTGATAAAAATGCTCCGCTCACCGAACAGCTGGGATTAAATGCTTTTAAATTATTTAAAGATTATAAAACGGCACTGTTCTTCTTATTCTCGATGTTATTGGGAGCAGCATTACAGCTTACTAATGCGTATGGTGATGTTTTCTTAAGCGAATTTGAACATTTTCCAAAATATGCAGATTCTTTCGTGGTAAAAAGGTCAACGATTATTATGTCGATATCTCAGGTATCTGAAACGTTGTTCATTTTAGCAATCCCTTTTTTCTTAAAGAAATTTGGAATTAAAAAAGTCATGCTCATGTCCATGATTGCTTGGGTATTAAGATTTGCATTCTTTGCTTATGGAATTCCTGAAGGATTCGGGTTAAGTCTGATTATCCTTTCCTGTATTGTTTACGGAATGGCATTCGATTTCTTTAATATCTCAGGGTCACTGTTTGTAGAAACGACCACGGATAAAAAAATCCGTTCTTCCGCTCAGGGATTATTTATGATGATGACCAATGGCTTTGGTGCCGTATTCGGAAGCTATGCTGCAGGATGGGCAATCGACAAATTCTTTACCCACAAATTTACCACATCATCTTCTTTATCGAATTACCTCGAAACTTCTCCGGACAATCCGACGTTTTTAGAAATTTTAAAGAAGAGTTTCAATTCGGCGGTAAACCCGGACGGAACACTTTCATCAGTTGTTATGGTTAAAGACTGGCATAATATCTGGCTTTCGTTTGCTGTCTATGCGCTAATTCTTGCAATTTTATTCGCTGTATTATTCAAGCACAAACACAATCCGCAGGAAATTTCGCAGGTTAAACATTAA
- a CDS encoding RNA polymerase sigma factor, with protein MKHLEKNFQQAKRHDRKGQKALYEMFSAKMLAIANSYVNNIHDAEDIVMNSFFVCFSKIEECREWKSFPFWLRKIVVNNAINFIRKRKNVLYSNVEISEIEYHDEEWNEEVQDINLEEIFSKMPDGYRIIFNLYVFEEKKHHEIAEILNISEGTSKSQLSKSKKWITDFLKQKKDEKQYAK; from the coding sequence ATGAAGCATTTAGAAAAGAATTTCCAACAGGCAAAAAGACATGACCGGAAAGGGCAAAAGGCGCTTTACGAAATGTTTTCGGCAAAAATGCTCGCCATTGCAAATTCTTATGTCAATAATATTCATGACGCGGAAGATATTGTGATGAATTCTTTTTTTGTCTGTTTTTCGAAGATCGAAGAATGCAGGGAATGGAAAAGCTTTCCGTTCTGGCTGAGGAAAATTGTAGTTAATAATGCCATCAATTTTATCCGGAAAAGAAAAAATGTATTATACTCAAATGTAGAGATCAGCGAGATTGAGTATCACGATGAAGAATGGAATGAAGAGGTACAGGATATTAATCTCGAAGAAATTTTTTCTAAAATGCCCGATGGCTACAGGATTATTTTCAATCTCTATGTTTTTGAAGAAAAAAAGCATCATGAGATTGCGGAAATTCTTAATATTTCTGAAGGCACAAGCAAAAGCCAGCTAAGCAAATCCAAAAAATGGATTACTGATTTTTTAAAACAGAAAAAGGATGAAAAACAATATGCTAAATAA